Below is a genomic region from Fusobacterium canifelinum.
TAATGATTCCTAAAATATAAAATTAAGTTGAATATATAAAAAATATTAGTAGGTATTTAATTAAATAAGGAGCATTTAATGGATAAAATTTATATAAGAGATTTAGAATTTATAGGTTATCATGGAGTTTTTGAAGAAGAAAAAAAATTAGGTCAAAAATTTTTTGTAAGTTTAGAACTTACTACTAATTTAAGAGAAGCAGGATTAAATGATGATATAACAAAAACAACTCATTATGGGGAAGTTTCAGAAAGTGTAAAGAAAATCTTTTTTCAAAAAAAATATGATTTAATAGAAACTTTGGCAGAGGATATAGCAAGAGAAGTATTACTTAATTATCCTTTGATAAGTGAGTTAAAATTAGAAATAAAGAAACCTTGGGCACCAGTTGGAATACCTCTTAAAGATGTTTCTGTAGAAATTACAAGAAAATGGAATGAGGTATATATCTCATTGGGCTCTAATATAGGAAATAAGAAAGAAAACTTAGAAAAAGCTATAAAAGAAGTGGCTAATATAAGAGATACTTTTATTATAAAAGAAAGTAAAATTATTGAAACAGAACCTTTTGGTTATAAAGAACAAGATGATTTTTTAAATTCTTGCATAGGTGTTAAAACTTTATTAGCACCAAGAGAAATTTTAAAAGAATTACTTGCTATTGAAATAAGAATGGGAAGAGAAAGAAAAATTAAATGGGGACCTAGAATCATTGATTTAGATATAATTTTCTATGGTAAGGAAGTTATAGAAGAAGAAGATTTAATAGTACCTCATCCATATATGGAGTACAGAGAGTTTGTCTTAAAACCTTTGGAAGAAATAATACCTAATTTTGTTCATCCATTACTTTCAAAGAGAATTAGCACTCTTAGAAAGGAGCTTGAAAATGAAAAAAATTAGTTGTGGAAACAAAGAAATTATTTTAGGAGAAAGAACCTTAGTAATGGGGATTTTAAATGTTACTCCTGATTCTTTTTCAGATGGTGGAAAATATAATAATTTAGATTCTGCAATGAAGCAAGCAGAAAAGTTAATCTTAGATGGGGCAGATATAATAGATGTAGGTGGAGAATCTACAAGACCAGAACATGTTCAGATAACATCAGAAGAAGAAATATCAAGAGTAGTACCAATTATAGAAAAGATTTCTAAAAACTTAAATACAATAATTTCTATTGATACATACAAGTATGATGTAGCAGAAGTGGCAATAAAAGCTGGAGCAAATATAATAAATGATATTTGGGGTCTACAATATGACAATGGAGAAATGGCAGAGTTAGTAAAAAATTCTAATCTTCCAATTATTGTAATGCATAATCAAAATGATGAAATTTATAATAAAGATATAATGCTATCTTTGAGAGAATTTTTTGAAAAGACATATAAGATTGCAGATGAATATGGAATTGATAGAGATAAAATAATTTTAGATCCAGGTTTAGGTTTTGGAAAAAATGCTGAACAAAATATAGAAATTTTATCAAGATTAAATGAACTAAAAGATATGGGACCTATTTTATTAGGTGCTTCTAAAAAAAGATTCATAGGTAAACTTCTTAATGATCTACCCTTTGATGAAAGAGTTGAAGGGACTGTTGCAACTACTGTGATAGGTATAGAAAAAGGAGTGGATATAGTTAGAGTCCATAATGTTTTAGAAAATAAAAGAGCCTGCCTAGTTGCAGATGGTATATATAGAAAGAGAGGATAATATGGAAAAACAAAGAACGATTCAAGAGTATGTACCAGGGAAACAAGTTACACTTGCACACTTAATAGCAAACCCTGATAGAGATATGTGTGTAAAGTTAGGGCTTGATGAAGAAAAAACAAATGCTATTGGTATACTTACAATTACACCAGGGGAGGCTGCAATAATAAGTGCAGATATTGCAGTAAAATCTGGAAGTATTGAATTGGGATTTTTAGATAGATTTAGTGGAACACTTTTATTAACAGGAGATTTTGCAAGTGTAGAATCATCTCTTAAAGCAGTTTTAGAATTTTTAAAAGAAACTTTAAAGTTTTATATCTGTGAGATTACGAGGTCTTAAACATGAAAAAGACAATGTTAATAGGTAGAACAGGTTGTGGAAAAACTACTTTAACACAAAAATTAATGGATGAGGAAGTAAAATATAAAAAGACACAGGCAGTTACATACAAAAGCAAAATTATAGATACTCCTGGGGAATATGTTGAAAATAAGATGTATTATAAATCATTATTGGTACTATCATCAGATGCTAAGATAATAATTTTAGTGCAATCAGCTATAGATGGAGCAACATTATTTCCACCAAAATTTTCAACTATGTTTCCTAAAAAAGAAGTTATAGGAATAATAACTAAAGTAGATTTAGCTGGTGCTGATATAGAAAGAAGTAAAAGATTTTTAGTGGATGCAGGAGCAACAGAGGTATTTACAATAGGTCTTAATGATAAAGAAGGCTTGGAAGTAATTAAAAAAAGGTTGGTAATGAATGAGTCTTAGAGTTGTAGTAGTGGAAGATGAAACACTTACAAGAATAGATTTAATAGAAATATTAAAAGAAAATGACTATGATGTTGTAGGAGAAGCAGCAGATGGAATAGAAGCGGTCGAAGTCTGTAAAAAATTACAACCTGATATAGTTCTTTTAGATATTAAAATACCATATATTTCTGGATTAAAAGTTGCTAATATTTTAAAAGAAGAAGGTTTTAAGGGTTGTGTCATTATACTGACTGCATATAATATAGCTGAGTACATACAAGAAGCTTCTAATACCATAGTTATGGGTTATATTTTAAAACCTATTGATGAAGAAATTTTTCTTGAAAGGTTAAATTTAATTTACAAAAACTACAGGTTATATGATGATTTAAGAATAGAAGTTGAAGATACTAAGAAAAAACTTGAGGAAAGAAAAGTTATAGAAAGAGCCAAAGGAATAGTTATGGCTAAATATACTTTATCAGAAGAAGAAGCGTATAAAAAAATACGTGATTTAAGTATGCAAAAAAGAATATCTATGTTTAAATTATCTGAAATTATTATTCTGACAGGAGGTTTGGAATAATGTTAAAATTATTATGTAAAATTTGTGCCACTCTAACTCCTTCAGATATAGATATTGTTGAACAAATGTCAAATGTAGCAACAATATTAAGTAACATATTAGATATGGATGTCTTTTTAGATTGTCCTACAAAAAAAGAAGATGAAGCAATGGTAGTGTTTCATGCAAGACCTGAGAAAAATAGCCTATATAGTAAGGATATTTCTGGTGAAATAGCATATAGACTTAATGAACCAGCAGTATTTAGAACCTTTGAAACAGGTTTACCTTCAAGGAACTATAAGGCAGTAACTCAGGAAAAAGCAAATGTCTTGCAGAATATACTACCTATTTTTAATTCTCTTGATGAAGTTATTTGTGTTATTATCATTGAATACAGTGAACAACAAAAAGAGTTTTTTGAAAAGGAATACAATAAAAAAGCTGCTGGAATTTTAATAGGACAAATAGATAGCCTAAAAGATAGAGTTACTGAATATATAAATGATGGAATTATAATTTTTAATAAAAATGGTTATGCTACCTATGCAAATAAAGTTGCAAAAATTTTATATGAGAAGTTGGGAGTTCCTTCTATTGTAGGGCAAAGTTTTGAAAATCTTTACTTTGAAAGAGCTAAATATAGTGCAATAATAGAAACACCTAATAAATATAAACAAAAAGAAGTAAGAATTTTTGATTTTATCTTAAATGTTCAATGTCTAGTTAGTAAAATAAATGAAGATGTTAAAAGAGTAACTCTTATTATAAAGGATATTACAGAAGAAAAGAAATATGAAGAAGAATTAAAGATAAAAACAGTCTTTATTAAAGAAATCCATCATAGAGTAAAAAATAATTTACAGACAGTAGCAAGTTTACTTAGAATACAAAAAAGACGTGTAAAAAATATAGAAACTAAAAAGATTTTAGATGAAACTATAAATAGAATTTTAAGTATAGCAATTACACATGAAATTTTATCAGCTACTGGAATAGATACAATTTCAATAAAACATATTTTAGAAATTTTATGTCAAAATTATTTTAAAAATAATGTTGACAAATCAAAAAAAATAGAGTTTAATATAGAAGGAGATGAGTTCTCTATAAGCTCTGATCAAGCAACCTCAGTTGCCCTAGTTGTAAATGAGATTGTTCAAAATGCTACAGAACATGCTTTTGTCACAAGGGATAGTGGAAAAGTAGAAATAAAAATATTAAAAGGTGAAAAGTTTTCTAAAATAAAAATTTCTGATAATGGGGTCGGAATGGAAGCAAATAAGGAAACTGATAGTATGGGTCTTTTAATAATAAGTTCTTTGGTAAAAGATAAATTAAAGGGCAATCTTGAAATAAGAAGTAAAAAAGATAAAGGCACTACAATAGAGTTTGATTTTAAAAATTAAATAAGATATACAATGGAGTATATTGTAAAAATAGAAAGCAATGAAGCTGATGGACAGGATAGTTCTGTTCACAGCTTTTTTTATTATTTGTTAAATTTTAATAAGGAGTTGTTATGAGGGAAGAGATTAATAGTGTTGGAATAGACATAGGTACATCTACAACACAGGTTGTTTTCAGTAAAATAGTCTTAGAAAATATGTCTTCTGGGGCAAGAGTACCACAGATAAAAATCGTTTCCAAAGATGTGGTATACAGAAGTCAAATCTATTTCACTCCTCTTGTAAGTCAAACTGAAATAGACGCACAAGGTGTAAAAAAGATTGTAGAAGAAGAATACAGAAAAGCAGGAATGACTCCCTCATCTAT
It encodes:
- the folK gene encoding 2-amino-4-hydroxy-6-hydroxymethyldihydropteridine diphosphokinase, giving the protein MDKIYIRDLEFIGYHGVFEEEKKLGQKFFVSLELTTNLREAGLNDDITKTTHYGEVSESVKKIFFQKKYDLIETLAEDIAREVLLNYPLISELKLEIKKPWAPVGIPLKDVSVEITRKWNEVYISLGSNIGNKKENLEKAIKEVANIRDTFIIKESKIIETEPFGYKEQDDFLNSCIGVKTLLAPREILKELLAIEIRMGRERKIKWGPRIIDLDIIFYGKEVIEEEDLIVPHPYMEYREFVLKPLEEIIPNFVHPLLSKRISTLRKELENEKN
- the folP gene encoding dihydropteroate synthase, which translates into the protein MKKISCGNKEIILGERTLVMGILNVTPDSFSDGGKYNNLDSAMKQAEKLILDGADIIDVGGESTRPEHVQITSEEEISRVVPIIEKISKNLNTIISIDTYKYDVAEVAIKAGANIINDIWGLQYDNGEMAELVKNSNLPIIVMHNQNDEIYNKDIMLSLREFFEKTYKIADEYGIDRDKIILDPGLGFGKNAEQNIEILSRLNELKDMGPILLGASKKRFIGKLLNDLPFDERVEGTVATTVIGIEKGVDIVRVHNVLENKRACLVADGIYRKRG
- a CDS encoding BMC domain-containing protein; this translates as MVYIEREDNMEKQRTIQEYVPGKQVTLAHLIANPDRDMCVKLGLDEEKTNAIGILTITPGEAAIISADIAVKSGSIELGFLDRFSGTLLLTGDFASVESSLKAVLEFLKETLKFYICEITRS
- the eutP gene encoding EutP/PduV family microcompartment system protein, which produces MKKTMLIGRTGCGKTTLTQKLMDEEVKYKKTQAVTYKSKIIDTPGEYVENKMYYKSLLVLSSDAKIIILVQSAIDGATLFPPKFSTMFPKKEVIGIITKVDLAGADIERSKRFLVDAGATEVFTIGLNDKEGLEVIKKRLVMNES
- a CDS encoding ANTAR domain-containing response regulator, whose translation is MSLRVVVVEDETLTRIDLIEILKENDYDVVGEAADGIEAVEVCKKLQPDIVLLDIKIPYISGLKVANILKEEGFKGCVIILTAYNIAEYIQEASNTIVMGYILKPIDEEIFLERLNLIYKNYRLYDDLRIEVEDTKKKLEERKVIERAKGIVMAKYTLSEEEAYKKIRDLSMQKRISMFKLSEIIILTGGLE
- a CDS encoding sensor histidine kinase, whose translation is MLKLLCKICATLTPSDIDIVEQMSNVATILSNILDMDVFLDCPTKKEDEAMVVFHARPEKNSLYSKDISGEIAYRLNEPAVFRTFETGLPSRNYKAVTQEKANVLQNILPIFNSLDEVICVIIIEYSEQQKEFFEKEYNKKAAGILIGQIDSLKDRVTEYINDGIIIFNKNGYATYANKVAKILYEKLGVPSIVGQSFENLYFERAKYSAIIETPNKYKQKEVRIFDFILNVQCLVSKINEDVKRVTLIIKDITEEKKYEEELKIKTVFIKEIHHRVKNNLQTVASLLRIQKRRVKNIETKKILDETINRILSIAITHEILSATGIDTISIKHILEILCQNYFKNNVDKSKKIEFNIEGDEFSISSDQATSVALVVNEIVQNATEHAFVTRDSGKVEIKILKGEKFSKIKISDNGVGMEANKETDSMGLLIISSLVKDKLKGNLEIRSKKDKGTTIEFDFKN